The stretch of DNA CCAAGGCGCTGGCTCTCAACGCAAAGCTCCTGATCCTCGATGAGCCGACGGCCGCCCTTGGCGGCGCGGAGACGGAAGCTCTTTTCGAACAGGTTCGGAAGCTTCGCTCAGAAGGTGTCGGCATCGTCTACATTTCCCACCGCATGGAAGAGATCAAGCGAATAACCGATCGGATCGTCGTTCTTCGCGATGGCGAGCGCGTGCAGGAATTCTCCGACAGCGCGACACCGGTGCGAACGATCGTCGAGAGCATGGTCGGACGCCCGCTTGACCGCTTGTTCCCTGCCCTGCCGGTTCCGACAGAGCATCCAGTACTCCAGGTGTCGGGGCTGTGCTCGCCGGACAACTCGTTCCGTGACGTTACCTTCGAGGTCCGGGCCGGGGAAATTCTGGGGATCGCCGGATTGGTCGGCGCCGGCCGCACCGAACTGGTGCGTGCGATTTCGGGAGCAGATCCAATCAGTGCTGGGTCGATCAAGCTGGAAGGCGAGGAACTGAGGCTGCGAGATCCGGCGGACGCGATCGCCAAGGGTATCGTGATGGTTCCGGAAGACCGCAAGGAGCAGGGCCTGATCGTCGGGCACCGGATCAGCGAGAACATTATCTACGCCAATCTCGACAAGCTGGGCGGGCGTTGGATTACGCCGAGCGTCAAGCGCTCGTTTGCGGAGAAGGCAGTGGCCAAGTTCGGCGTGAAGGGCCGTGCGGAGCAATATGCCTCGGACCTGTCCGGCGGCAACCAGCAGAAGGTGGTCATCGCGAAATGGCTGATGCGCGATCCTAAGGTCGTCGTGCTCGACGAACCGACGAGAGGCATCGACGTCGGCGCCCGAGCCGGTATCTACGACATCATCGTCAATCTTGCCAAACGGGGCGTGGCGGTCATCGTCGTA from Rhizobium leguminosarum bv. trifolii WSM1325 encodes:
- a CDS encoding ABC transporter related (PFAM: ABC transporter related~SMART: AAA ATPase~KEGG: rec:RHECIAT_CH0002496 ribose ABC transporter, ATP-binding protein) yields the protein MTDPVLSLRGISKWYGPLQVLKNVSLDVYPGEVVALLGENGAGKSTLSGIIAGSRTPSEGSMTWLGQPYAPATPREAIDKGVVLIHQELQLLPQLSIAENVFIGRWPMKNGVVDRAQMVRRAQDQLARLNLHIPATRTVAGLSTANQQLIEIAKALALNAKLLILDEPTAALGGAETEALFEQVRKLRSEGVGIVYISHRMEEIKRITDRIVVLRDGERVQEFSDSATPVRTIVESMVGRPLDRLFPALPVPTEHPVLQVSGLCSPDNSFRDVTFEVRAGEILGIAGLVGAGRTELVRAISGADPISAGSIKLEGEELRLRDPADAIAKGIVMVPEDRKEQGLIVGHRISENIIYANLDKLGGRWITPSVKRSFAEKAVAKFGVKGRAEQYASDLSGGNQQKVVIAKWLMRDPKVVVLDEPTRGIDVGARAGIYDIIVNLAKRGVAVIVVSSDLEEVLGVSNRILVLAQGKQAGILNRDQANDVSVMELATI